A single bacterium DNA region contains:
- a CDS encoding OmpH family outer membrane protein produces MKKVTILMLSGLLILGLSKIVYSQEEEVLSQKIPNIGVVDGKRIFEEHPEAKKAQELLKKELNERKKELETRSKEIRRLEESLKSNLLLSDEERAKIEKEIDKKKEEAIKYSQEAEEYLNEKEEELTRGISEKIYRLIKVTAQEKGIDIILENNYVLYADETLDITDDVIAKFKPKPATEKTTTPLEK; encoded by the coding sequence ATGAAAAAAGTAACTATTTTAATGTTAAGTGGACTACTGATTTTAGGACTATCTAAAATAGTATATTCACAAGAAGAAGAGGTATTATCTCAGAAAATACCTAATATTGGGGTTGTTGATGGAAAACGCATCTTTGAGGAACATCCAGAGGCTAAAAAGGCACAAGAATTGTTAAAAAAAGAGTTAAATGAAAGAAAAAAAGAGTTGGAAACCCGCTCTAAAGAAATTAGAAGATTAGAAGAGAGCCTGAAATCAAATCTTTTGTTAAGTGATGAGGAAAGGGCTAAAATTGAAAAAGAAATTGACAAAAAGAAAGAAGAAGCAATTAAATATAGCCAGGAGGCTGAAGAATATCTAAATGAAAAAGAAGAAGAACTAACCAGGGGAATATCAGAAAAGATATATCGACTTATTAAAGTAACCGCACAGGAAAAAGGCATAGATATTATTCTAGAGAATAATTATGTCTTATATGCGGATGAGACGCTGGATATTACTGATGATGTCATTGCCAAATTTAAACCAAAGCCGGCGACGGAAAAGACAACAACTCCTTTAGAAAAATAA
- the lpxD gene encoding UDP-3-O-(3-hydroxymyristoyl)glucosamine N-acyltransferase codes for MTKTLDEIAKFVNGKIIGDKNIPISRIASLDQAKKGDITFITSEKELKKTQPDKILASAIILPEDKDTILCAKIIVDNPKLALSKLLELFIPTIRPSEEIDPTAIIGKDVEIGKKVSVGAYCVIGDSAKIKDNVSLYPLTSIGNEVVIGKNSVIHSNVTIYEKVMLGEGVIIHSGSVIGSDGFGYVKTDNNQYVKIPQKGNVLIEDDVEIGACVTIDRATIDSTIIGQGTKIDNLVHIGHNARIGKNCIIVAQVGISGSVTIEDNVTLAGQSGVSDHVVIQENTIVAARAGVIKNTGPNLIVSGFPAQEHHQEIKIKALTQKLPEIVKKIKELEKRIEKIETAND; via the coding sequence ATGACCAAAACCTTAGATGAAATTGCTAAGTTTGTAAATGGGAAAATAATAGGTGATAAAAATATACCTATTTCTCGAATAGCATCCCTTGACCAGGCTAAAAAAGGGGATATAACATTTATCACTTCTGAAAAAGAATTAAAAAAAACTCAACCGGATAAAATTCTTGCCTCAGCCATAATCCTGCCGGAAGATAAAGATACTATTTTATGTGCGAAAATTATTGTCGATAATCCTAAATTAGCCCTGTCAAAATTACTTGAACTTTTCATCCCAACCATTAGACCTTCTGAAGAAATAGACCCAACCGCAATTATTGGAAAAGATGTTGAAATAGGTAAAAAAGTTAGTGTGGGTGCTTATTGTGTCATTGGCGATTCTGCAAAAATAAAGGATAATGTTAGCCTCTATCCTTTGACATCCATTGGAAATGAGGTGGTTATTGGCAAAAATTCTGTTATTCATTCCAATGTAACAATTTATGAAAAAGTAATGCTGGGCGAAGGCGTCATTATTCACAGTGGGTCGGTAATTGGGAGTGATGGCTTTGGGTATGTTAAAACGGATAATAACCAGTATGTAAAAATCCCGCAGAAGGGAAATGTCCTGATTGAAGATGATGTGGAGATAGGTGCGTGTGTAACAATTGACCGAGCAACCATTGACTCGACTATTATCGGTCAAGGAACAAAAATTGATAACCTTGTTCATATTGGGCATAATGCCAGAATAGGTAAAAATTGCATTATTGTGGCTCAAGTAGGTATTTCAGGTAGTGTGACGATAGAAGATAATGTAACTTTAGCAGGCCAATCTGGAGTCTCAGACCATGTGGTCATTCAAGAAAATACTATCGTTGCCGCTCGGGCTGGCGTAATTAAAAATACAGGACCAAATTTAATTGTCTCTGGATTTCCGGCTCAAGAACATCACCAGGAGATAAAAATAAAGGCATTGACTCAGAAACTACCTGAGATAGTTAAGAAAATTAAAGAGTTGGAAAAGAGGATAGAGAAGATTGAAACAGCAAACGATTAA